In a genomic window of Curtobacterium flaccumfaciens pv. betae:
- a CDS encoding LysR family transcriptional regulator: MDEIDPQLLRVLRAVADGGSITRAAAALGSSQPAVSQLLARAEQRLGHALVLRGGRGATLTHAGQVLADHALHVQAALTAAREDLDAVGGLGRGRVRLAGFPSASSALVPAVLARLAATAPGVTTSYVEVEPPEALDLLRGGEVDVALTFTYVGDEVGTTPDPGLVTRALGRDPLALVTPVEPGGAARLRPAGSTVVDLASHHDARWIGGCPRCRGHLLASCASAGFTPDIVLETDNAAAVVGLVAAGLGVALLPRLALATTVIPAGVAIDPVDDELARRVEVVVARGADRVPSVRAALDAVRSAAHLLEGPLPG, translated from the coding sequence ATGGACGAGATCGATCCCCAGTTGCTCCGGGTCCTCCGCGCCGTGGCCGACGGCGGGTCGATCACCCGCGCTGCCGCCGCACTCGGGTCGAGCCAGCCGGCCGTCAGCCAGCTGCTGGCCCGGGCCGAACAGCGCCTCGGCCACGCGCTGGTCCTGCGGGGCGGACGGGGCGCGACCCTCACGCATGCGGGGCAGGTGCTCGCCGACCACGCCCTGCACGTCCAGGCCGCGCTGACCGCGGCGCGCGAGGACCTCGACGCCGTCGGCGGACTCGGCCGTGGCCGGGTGCGACTCGCCGGGTTCCCGAGCGCGTCCTCCGCCCTCGTGCCCGCGGTGCTCGCCCGGCTCGCCGCGACGGCGCCCGGCGTGACGACCTCGTACGTCGAGGTGGAGCCGCCCGAGGCACTCGACCTGCTGCGCGGCGGCGAGGTCGACGTCGCCCTGACCTTCACCTACGTCGGCGACGAGGTCGGGACCACACCGGACCCGGGCCTCGTCACCCGGGCCCTGGGGCGCGACCCGCTCGCGCTGGTGACGCCGGTCGAGCCAGGAGGCGCTGCGCGACTCCGGCCCGCCGGCTCCACCGTCGTGGACCTCGCGTCCCACCACGACGCCCGGTGGATCGGGGGCTGCCCGCGTTGCCGTGGGCACCTGCTCGCGTCGTGCGCGAGCGCGGGGTTCACGCCGGACATCGTGCTGGAGACGGACAACGCGGCCGCCGTGGTGGGGCTCGTCGCCGCCGGGCTCGGGGTGGCGCTGCTCCCCCGGCTGGCACTCGCGACGACGGTCATCCCCGCCGGTGTCGCGATCGACCCCGTGGACGACGAGCTCGCCCGGCGTGTCGAGGTCGTCGTCGCCCGTGGTGCCGACCGTGTGCCGAGCGTCCGTGCGGCGCTCGACGCGGTGCGCTCCGCCGCCCACCTGCTCGAGGGGCCGCTGCCGGGCTGA
- a CDS encoding aminotransferase class V-fold PLP-dependent enzyme: MDSFPAGRGYLAACTAGLPTRGTLAAQRADLDAWSRAETSPARYGALVEQGRALFAALVGVPVERVATGSQTSVMAAVVADALPDGAEVVVPDGDFSSVVFPFLAQAHRGVRVRSVPLERLAASVGPDTALVAWSAVQSATGVVTDPDPVVAAARRVGALTLCDLTQAAGVLPVDAAPFDVTLTHTYKWLCAPRGVAFMTLSDTALGRLRPVQAGWYAGADVWSSCYGPAMHLADDARRFDVSPAWQAWPGAVAALEHAVGLDQRAVWRHATGLTDRLCDALGSPRQGGGQAIVTFADADGAALRALTAAGVTASGRAGRLRIAFHLWNDESDVTDVVAALGGVGPGTSAR; the protein is encoded by the coding sequence ATGGACTCCTTCCCCGCCGGCCGCGGCTACCTGGCGGCGTGCACCGCGGGCCTGCCGACCCGCGGCACCCTCGCCGCCCAGCGCGCCGACCTCGACGCGTGGTCCCGGGCCGAGACGTCGCCCGCCCGGTACGGCGCGCTGGTCGAGCAGGGACGTGCGCTCTTCGCCGCGCTGGTCGGCGTCCCGGTGGAGCGCGTGGCGACGGGATCGCAGACCTCGGTGATGGCCGCGGTCGTCGCCGACGCGCTGCCGGACGGCGCCGAGGTGGTCGTCCCCGACGGCGACTTCAGCTCGGTCGTCTTCCCGTTCCTCGCCCAGGCGCACCGCGGCGTCCGGGTCCGGAGCGTCCCGCTCGAGCGGCTCGCGGCGTCCGTCGGGCCCGACACCGCCCTGGTCGCGTGGTCCGCGGTGCAGTCCGCGACCGGCGTGGTCACCGACCCCGACCCGGTCGTGGCCGCCGCCCGACGCGTCGGCGCCCTGACCCTCTGCGACCTCACGCAGGCCGCCGGCGTGCTGCCCGTCGACGCCGCACCGTTCGACGTGACGCTCACGCACACCTACAAGTGGCTCTGCGCTCCGCGCGGCGTCGCCTTCATGACGCTCTCCGACACCGCCCTCGGCCGGCTCCGCCCGGTGCAGGCCGGCTGGTACGCGGGCGCGGACGTCTGGTCCTCCTGCTACGGCCCCGCCATGCACCTGGCCGACGACGCGCGTCGCTTCGACGTCTCGCCGGCCTGGCAGGCGTGGCCCGGTGCCGTGGCCGCCCTCGAACACGCGGTCGGGCTCGACCAGCGGGCGGTCTGGAGGCACGCCACCGGTCTCACGGATCGGCTGTGCGACGCCCTCGGGTCGCCCCGGCAGGGCGGCGGGCAGGCGATCGTGACGTTCGCGGACGCCGACGGGGCGGCCCTCCGGGCCCTCACCGCCGCAGGCGTCACCGCCTCGGGGCGTGCCGGGCGACTGCGCATCGCGTTCCACCTGTGGAACGACGAGTCCGACGTGACCGACGTCGTGGCCGCGCTCGGCGGGGTGGGGCCGGGCACGTCGGCGAGGTGA
- a CDS encoding isoprenyl transferase: MSPRRPDDVEPFRPIDWTGETPPAIPARFVPEHVAIVMDGNGRWANGRGLTRIEGHKAGEASLLDVVAGAIQIGVRHVSAYAFSTENWKRSPEEVRFLMGFNRDVIRRRRDQLHQWGVKVRWAGRRPRLWRSVIDELETAERMTAGNDVLTLTMCVNYGGRNEIVDAVRGMAEDVAAGRLKPSQVTEKALAKRLYVPEMPDVDLFLRSSGEQRTSNFLLWQSAYAEMVFLDRLWPDFRRTDLWGAIEEYASRDRRYGGAVDTPTA, translated from the coding sequence ATGAGCCCCCGCCGCCCCGACGACGTCGAACCGTTCCGCCCGATCGACTGGACCGGCGAGACGCCCCCGGCGATCCCGGCCCGGTTCGTGCCGGAGCACGTGGCCATCGTCATGGACGGCAACGGCCGGTGGGCGAACGGCCGCGGCCTGACGCGGATCGAGGGGCACAAGGCGGGCGAGGCCTCGCTCCTCGACGTCGTCGCCGGTGCGATCCAGATCGGCGTCCGGCACGTGTCGGCGTACGCGTTCTCGACGGAGAACTGGAAGCGCTCCCCGGAAGAGGTCCGGTTCCTGATGGGCTTCAACCGCGACGTCATCCGCCGTCGCCGCGACCAGCTGCACCAGTGGGGCGTCAAGGTGCGGTGGGCCGGCCGCCGTCCGAGGCTGTGGCGGAGCGTGATCGACGAGCTCGAGACCGCCGAGCGGATGACGGCGGGCAACGACGTCCTCACGCTGACGATGTGCGTGAACTACGGCGGCCGGAACGAGATCGTCGACGCCGTGCGGGGCATGGCCGAGGACGTCGCCGCCGGACGCCTGAAGCCGAGCCAGGTCACCGAGAAGGCACTCGCCAAGCGGCTGTACGTGCCCGAGATGCCCGACGTCGACCTGTTCCTCCGGAGCTCGGGGGAGCAGCGCACCAGCAACTTCCTGCTGTGGCAGTCCGCCTACGCCGAGATGGTGTTCCTCGACCGGCTCTGGCCGGACTTCCGTCGCACCGACCTGTGGGGTGCGATCGAGGAGTACGCCAGCCGCGACCGACGCTACGGCGGCGCGGTCGACACCCCGACGGCCTAG